The following proteins are encoded in a genomic region of Pyrus communis chromosome 11, drPyrComm1.1, whole genome shotgun sequence:
- the LOC137707767 gene encoding uncharacterized protein — translation MSWFLTVIFLVATLTFHTPSEASQEKNHPSAVVVGTVYCDTCFQEDFSHTSHFISGASVGVECKDGSSTEQSFKAQVKTNSHGQFKVLLPFSVSKHVKKIEGCSVKLISSSEPYCAVASSATSSSLHLKARKQGTHIFSAGFFTFKPLKQPTLCNQKPSIQNSKKLNSQKFPSQVDPTIPDLPPVPKIPIVPPLPQLPPLPPIPIGVPGLPGLPGIPGSPPVAVKTSSVSSNSKTSKKEQLGDNKEVAHPDTIFPPLFPPIIPNPLQPPPLIPNPLQPPPAPLIPNLPPLPGSPPAGPAPLIPNLPIPNLPIPNMPIPNLPPIPGLTPSPSPPPPIIPFLPPLPIPLPPVPRIPGIPPASSSKQSTSP, via the exons ATGTCTTGGTTTCTTACAGTTATCTTTCTGGTTGCTACTCTCACATTTCATACTCCTTCAGAGGCTAGCCAAGAGAAGAACCATCCTTCTGCAGTTGTTGTGGGCACTGTCTACTGTGACACATGTTTCCAAGAGGATTTCTCACATACCAGTCATTTCATTTCAG GGGCTTCCGTTGGTGTGGAATGCAAAGATGGGAGTTCAACGGAACAAAGTTTCAAGGCACAAGTGAAAACAAATAGCCATGGACAATTCAAAGTCCTTCTGCCATTCTCGGTGAGCAAACATGTCAAGAAAATTGAAGGATGCTCAGTGAAACTAATCAGCAGCAGTGAACCCTACTGTGCTGTGGCCTCATCAGCTACCTCCTCTTCCTTACACCTCAAGGCAAGAAAGCAAGGGACTCATATATTCTCTGCTGGTTTCTTCACCTTCAAGCCTCTCAAACAACCCACCTTATGCAACCAGAAACCCAGCATTCAGAATTCCAAGAAATTAAATTCCCAGAAGTTCCCCTCTCAAGTGGACCCCACAATTCCTGATCTACCTCCCGTCCCTAAGATCCCTATTGTTCCACCACTGCCACAACTCCCTCCTCTCCCTCCCATCCCAATTGGTGTCCCAGGACTCCCAGGACTTCCTGGAATTCCAGGTTCGCCCCCTGTTGCTGTAAAAACTTCATCTGTGTCCTCCAACTCCAAAACTTCAAAGAAAGAGCAACTAGGTGATAATAAAGAAGTAGCGCATCCAGATACTATATTTCCACCTTTATTTCCACCAATTATCCCTAATCCATTACAGCCCCCTCCACTTATCCCTAATCCACTTCAGCCCCCACCAGCTCCATTAATCCCTAATTTGCCCCCTCTTCCTGGTTCTCCACCAGCAGGTCCAGCACCATTGATTCCCAACCTGCCGATTCCCAACCTGCCGATTCCCAACATGCCAATTCCCAACCTGCCACCTATACCTGGTTTGACTCCATCGccgtcaccaccaccaccaatcatCCCATTCCTCCCTCCACTCCCCATCCCACTCCCACCTGTGCCTCGGATCCCCGGAATTCCCCCAGCATCTTCTTCAAAACAAAGTACTTCACCTTGA
- the LOC137709226 gene encoding transcription factor HHO6-like yields MASSNHLELTLSLKLANIENVSQKLSVLNEHLQKHQEELRKLEAFRTEMPHSVLLLSDAVQVLKNEILELSDHQSERRSAFRKYKSSSPPFNPKAYGIDTTDHKQVMTFQCSQSSSQMGMMVNKEPTSPTPFPCDLNMAADDFELESKPQAQPESQPQQQLPLPLALPNLKNKRRSWTPELQVRFLEAMSLLGGPQEATPKQIQAVMQVDGLTHDQVKSHLQKYRLNNRGVQPASATSGQRAPHFYRDYWQQQQQLDASNGGVRVGVGSSNGGGRSRDIPNKKAKTSR; encoded by the exons atggcttcTTCAAATCATCTTGAGCTTACATTGAGTCTTAAGTTGGCAAACATTGAAAATGTTTCACAAAAATTGTCTGTTTTAAATGAGCACCTTCAAAAACATCAAGAAGAGCTTCGTAAATTAGAAGCGTTTAGAACTGAGATGCCTCACTCTGTGCTCCTCTTATCGGACG CTGTACAAGTCCTCAAGAATGAGATTTTAGAACTCTCCGATCATCAATCTGAACGACGGAGTGCGTTCAGAAAATACAAGAGCTCATCTCCTCCGTTCAACCCTAAGGCATATGGCATAGATACTACTGATCACAAGCAG GTGATGACTTTCCAATGTTCCCAATCATCTAGTCAGATGGGAATGATGGTGAACAAAGAGCCAACAAGCCCTACGCCGTTCCCATGCGATTTGAACATGGCGGCCGACGATTTTGAGCTAGAGTCAAAACCACAGGCACAACCGGAGTCCCAGCCACAGCAACAGCTTCCACTGCCACTAGCGCTGCCAAACCTGAAGAACAAAAGGAGGAGCTGGACGCCGGAGCTCCAAGTAAGGTTTCTGGAGGCCATGAGTTTACTTGGAGGTCCTCAAG AGGCTACTCCAAAGCAGATACAAGCTGTCATGCAGGTCGATGGGCTAACCCACGACCAAGTCAAGAGTCATCTGCAG AAGTACAGACTTAACAACCGAGGAGTCCAACCGGCCTCTGCCACAAGTGGCCAAAGGGCACCCCATTTCTACAGGGACTATTGGCAGCAACAACAGCAGCTCGATGCAAGCAACGGTGGAGTAAGAGTTGGAGTAGGGTCTTCAAACGGTGGCGGTAGAAGCAGGGACATTCCAAACAAGAAAGCAAAGACAAGTCGGTAA